ACAGACCTCCTACCCCATTGCCCCCGTCGCCGTCGCTGACATCGCTTCTGCGCCCGCCGTTCTCAGCTACTACGTCTCGTCCAACAACTCCTGACGGCTCCGATGTCGAGACCCCTGATGATACCGAAGCGGCTGTCGCAGTGTCCGCTCGTCGCGCAACGACAGTTCCCAGAGCAAGCCCAAAGGTTCCAACATACGAATATTATGGATTTGTTCTGTATCTCGCTTCTTCATTGGCTTTCTGTAAGTCATTTCGCTAATGACGTGGTAAAAGGTCGGGCCGTGCTGACATGGTGGATTTAGTGATCTATATTCTATGGTCGTATCTCCCGTCGCCTTTCCTACACCAACTCGGCATATATTACTATCCGAATCGATGGTGGTCTCTCGCGTTTCCCTCATGGTTGGTCATGTCGATCATCTACATCTATATCGCACTGGCATCCTACAACACCGGCTATTTGACCCTGCCTATGAACAGCATCGAGAATATAGTGGACGAGGTCGCAAATGTGTCAGTCATTGATGGTAGAGGGCGGCGACGACCAGGAGGTTCTTCTAGAATGAAGCCCGGGGCGATATCATACCAGATTATGGGACCGCAAAAGCGGAAGGTGAACTGGAAGGATATCTGGAGCGAGGGAACTGATGCCGTGATGGACGTTCCGGTAGGAGGCGTGTGCGAAGTACTATATGGACAAGAACGGGACGACTACGAATTGTACGAGTCGGCCGGTTTCACAAGTTCGTCCCGGACAGGTGATACATAGACAATTGGACACCAGTCATGCACAAAGTATAGTCCTACCTTGACCCAAGCCCACCATGCCCTGATCCCGGCGCAAA
This sequence is a window from Aspergillus chevalieri M1 DNA, chromosome 5, nearly complete sequence. Protein-coding genes within it:
- a CDS encoding uncharacterized protein (COG:S;~EggNog:ENOG410Q13D;~InterPro:IPR013717;~PFAM:PF08510;~TransMembrane:2 (i171-190o210-233i)) codes for the protein MSNDASKQPFPPLTPDDADFATNENGYLEDHGQNATSPAYDHVDVEDDADFQSQYSHESQSLSDASSDSDEEPPDDNLGMQQHSFRQSTGSLHGPNAFAPPFYNRPPTPLPPSPSLTSLLRPPFSATTSRPTTPDGSDVETPDDTEAAVAVSARRATTVPRASPKVPTYEYYGFVLYLASSLAFLIYILWSYLPSPFLHQLGIYYYPNRWWSLAFPSWLVMSIIYIYIALASYNTGYLTLPMNSIENIVDEVANVSVIDGRGRRRPGGSSRMKPGAISYQIMGPQKRKVNWKDIWSEGTDAVMDVPVGGVCEVLYGQERDDYELYESAGFTSSSRTGDT